A single genomic interval of Camelina sativa cultivar DH55 chromosome 11, Cs, whole genome shotgun sequence harbors:
- the LOC104722300 gene encoding sufE-like protein 1, chloroplastic/mitochondrial isoform X3 produces MAAAAMSCAASLRLISFKPTLFASSVQYPAKALILRPLKPSELPSYRRTIITFQKISTGTVRPPSASSSPSSSEDVQPIEELPPKLQEIVNLFQSVQEPRAKYRQLIFYGEHLKPLDPQFKTRENKVEGCVSQVWVRAFFDDQRNVVYEADSDSSITKGLAALLVQGLSGRPVPEILRVTPDFALLLGLQQSLSPSRNNGFLNMLKLMQKKALHLEVKGEEDSSSGESLESSFVPTPETNGGASVVDNDTESKPSFVEDLGAEDSDSGSDVVALGGRGKRIREKLEKELNPVELEVEDVSYQHAGHAAVRGSAGDDGETHFNLRIVSDAFQGKSLVKRHRLIYDLLQEELKNGLHALSIVAKTPAEV; encoded by the exons ATGGCTGCGGCAGCGATGTCTTGCGCTGCGTCGCTTCGTCTAATCTCCTTCAAACCAaccttgtttgcttcttctgtcCAATACCCGGCCAAAGCTCTGATTTTGCGACCGCTAAAACCGTCGGAACTCCCTTCATATCGTCGGACGATCATCACTTTCCAGAAAATTTCAACCGGAACCGTTCGTCCACCATCAGCTTCATCATCTCCGTCGAGTTCTGAAGACGTTCAACCAATCGAAGAGCTTCCTCCGAAGCTACAAGAGATCGTCAACCTATTCCAATCGGTACAAGAGCCGAGAGCTAAATACAGGCAGCTTATATTCTACGGTGAACATCTCAAACCACTCGATCCTCAATTCAAGACGAGGGAGAATAAAGTTGAAGGTTGCGTTTCTCAGGTTTGGGTTAGGGCTTTCTTTGATGACCAACGCAACGTTGTCTATGAAGCTGATTCTGATTCGTCTATCACTAAAGGCTTAGCTGCTCTTTTAGTTCAAGGTTTATCTGGTAGACCTGTCCCTGAGATTTTGAGGGTTACACCTGATTTTGCCCTTCTTCTAGGTTTGCAGCAGAGTCTGTCTCCTTCTAGAAACAATGGATTCCTTAATATGCTTAAGCTGATGCAGAAAAAGGCTCTTCATTTGGAA GTGAAAGGTGAGGAAGATTCAAGTTCTGGAGAGAGTTTAGAGTCTAGCTTCGTACCTACTCCTGAAACAAACGGTGGAGCAAGTGTTGTTGACAATGATACGGAGTCCAAGCCTAGTTTTGTTGAGGATTTGGGAGCAGAAGATTCTGATAGTGGGTCAGATGTTGTTGCTTTAGGGGGTAGAGGGAAGAGGATAAGAGAGAAATTGGAGAAGGAGTTGAATCCTGTTGAGTTAGAAGTTGAAGATGTTTCTTACCAGCACGCAGGGCATGCTGCTGTTAGAGGTAGTGCTGGTGATGATGGGGAAACACATTTCAACTTGCGAATCGTTTCGGATGCTTTCCAAGGTAAAAGCTTGGTCAAGAGGCATAGGCTGATTTATGACTTGTTGCAAGAGGAGTTAAAGAACGGGTTACATGCTCTCTCTATTGTGGCTAAGACTCCGGCTGAGGTTTGA
- the LOC104722300 gene encoding sufE-like protein 1, chloroplastic/mitochondrial isoform X1 — MAAAAMSCAASLRLISFKPTLFASSVQYPAKALILRPLKPSELPSYRRTIITFQKISTGTVRPPSASSSPSSSEDVQPIEELPPKLQEIVNLFQSVQEPRAKYRQLIFYGEHLKPLDPQFKTRENKVEGCVSQVWVRAFFDDQRNVVYEADSDSSITKGLAALLVQGLSGRPVPEILRVTPDFALLLGLQQSLSPSRNNGFLNMLKLMQKKALHLEVKGEEDSSSGESLESSFVPTPETNGGASVVDNDTESKPSFVEDLGAEDSDSGSDVVALGGRGKRIREKLEKELNPVELEVEDVSYQHAGHAAVRGSAGDDGETHFNLRIVSDAFQGKSLVKRHRLIYDLLQEELKNGLHALSIVAKTPAEV, encoded by the exons ATGGCTGCGGCAGCGATGTCTTGCGCTGCGTCGCTTCGTCTAATCTCCTTCAAACCAaccttgtttgcttcttctgtcCAATACCCGGCCAAAGCTCTGATTTTGCGACCGCTAAAACCGTCGGAACTCCCTTCATATCGTCGGACGATCATCACTTTCCAGAAAATTTCAACCGGAACCGTTCGTCCACCATCAGCTTCATCATCTCCGTCGAGTTCTGAAGACGTTCAACCAATCGAAGAGCTTCCTCCGAAGCTACAAGAGATCGTCAACCTATTCCAATCGGTACAAGAGCCGAGAGCTAAATACAGGCAGCTTATATTCTACGGTGAACATCTCAAAC CACTCGATCCTCAATTCAAGACGAGGGAGAATAAAGTTGAAGGTTGCGTTTCTCAGGTTTGGGTTAGGGCTTTCTTTGATGACCAACGCAACGTTGTCTATGAAGCTGATTCTGATTCGTCTATCACTAAAGGCTTAGCTGCTCTTTTAGTTCAAGGTTTATCTGGTAGACCTGTCCCTGAGATTTTGAGGGTTACACCTGATTTTGCCCTTCTTCTAGGTTTGCAGCAGAGTCTGTCTCCTTCTAGAAACAATGGATTCCTTAATATGCTTAAGCTGATGCAGAAAAAGGCTCTTCATTTGGAAGTGAAAGGTGAGGAAGATTCAAGTTCTGGAGAGAGTTTAGAGTCTAGCTTCGTACCTACTCCTGAAACAAACGGTGGAGCAAGTGTTGTTGACAATGATACGGAGTCCAAGCCTAGTTTTGTTGAGGATTTGGGAGCAGAAGATTCTGATAGTGGGTCAGATGTTGTTGCTTTAGGGGGTAGAGGGAAGAGGATAAGAGAGAAATTGGAGAAGGAGTTGAATCCTGTTGAGTTAGAAGTTGAAGATGTTTCTTACCAGCACGCAGGGCATGCTGCTGTTAGAGGTAGTGCTGGTGATGATGGGGAAACACATTTCAACTTGCGAATCGTTTCGGATGCTTTCCAAGGTAAAAGCTTGGTCAAGAGGCATAGGCTGATTTATGACTTGTTGCAAGAGGAGTTAAAGAACGGGTTACATGCTCTCTCTATTGTGGCTAAGACTCCGGCTGAGGTTTGA
- the LOC104722300 gene encoding sufE-like protein 1, chloroplastic/mitochondrial isoform X2 yields the protein MAAAAMSCAASLRLISFKPTLFASSVQYPAKALILRPLKPSELPSYRRTIITFQKISTGTVRPPSASSSPSSSEDVQPIEELPPKLQEIVNLFQSVQEPRAKYRQLIFYGEHLKPLDPQFKTRENKVEGCVSQVWVRAFFDDQRNVVYEADSDSSITKGLAALLVQGLSGRPVPEILRVTPDFALLLGLQQSLSPSRNNGFLNMLKLMQKKALHLEVKGEEDSSSGESLESSFVPTPETNGGASVVDNDTESKPSFVEDLGAEDSDSGSDVVALGGRGKRIREKLEKELNPVELEVEDVSYQHAGHAAVRGSAGDDGETHFNLRIVSDAFQGKSLVKRHRLIYDLLQEELKNGLHALSIVAKTPAEV from the exons ATGGCTGCGGCAGCGATGTCTTGCGCTGCGTCGCTTCGTCTAATCTCCTTCAAACCAaccttgtttgcttcttctgtcCAATACCCGGCCAAAGCTCTGATTTTGCGACCGCTAAAACCGTCGGAACTCCCTTCATATCGTCGGACGATCATCACTTTCCAGAAAATTTCAACCGGAACCGTTCGTCCACCATCAGCTTCATCATCTCCGTCGAGTTCTGAAGACGTTCAACCAATCGAAGAGCTTCCTCCGAAGCTACAAGAGATCGTCAACCTATTCCAATCGGTACAAGAGCCGAGAGCTAAATACAGGCAGCTTATATTCTACGGTGAACATCTCAAACCACTCGATCCTCAATTCAAGACGAG GGAGAATAAAGTTGAAGGTTGCGTTTCTCAGGTTTGGGTTAGGGCTTTCTTTGATGACCAACGCAACGTTGTCTATGAAGCTGATTCTGATTCGTCTATCACTAAAGGCTTAGCTGCTCTTTTAGTTCAAGGTTTATCTGGTAGACCTGTCCCTGAGATTTTGAGGGTTACACCTGATTTTGCCCTTCTTCTAGGTTTGCAGCAGAGTCTGTCTCCTTCTAGAAACAATGGATTCCTTAATATGCTTAAGCTGATGCAGAAAAAGGCTCTTCATTTGGAAGTGAAAGGTGAGGAAGATTCAAGTTCTGGAGAGAGTTTAGAGTCTAGCTTCGTACCTACTCCTGAAACAAACGGTGGAGCAAGTGTTGTTGACAATGATACGGAGTCCAAGCCTAGTTTTGTTGAGGATTTGGGAGCAGAAGATTCTGATAGTGGGTCAGATGTTGTTGCTTTAGGGGGTAGAGGGAAGAGGATAAGAGAGAAATTGGAGAAGGAGTTGAATCCTGTTGAGTTAGAAGTTGAAGATGTTTCTTACCAGCACGCAGGGCATGCTGCTGTTAGAGGTAGTGCTGGTGATGATGGGGAAACACATTTCAACTTGCGAATCGTTTCGGATGCTTTCCAAGGTAAAAGCTTGGTCAAGAGGCATAGGCTGATTTATGACTTGTTGCAAGAGGAGTTAAAGAACGGGTTACATGCTCTCTCTATTGTGGCTAAGACTCCGGCTGAGGTTTGA
- the LOC104722300 gene encoding sufE-like protein 1, chloroplastic/mitochondrial isoform X4 — translation MAAAAMSCAASLRLISFKPTLFASSVQYPAKALILRPLKPSELPSYRRTIITFQKISTGTVRPPSASSSPSSSEDVQPIEELPPKLQEIVNLFQSVQEPRAKYRQLIFYGEHLKPLDPQFKTRENKVEGCVSQVWVRAFFDDQRNVVYEADSDSSITKGLAALLVQGLSGRPVPEILRVTPDFALLLGLQQSLSPSRNNGFLNMLKLMQKKALHLEVKGEEDSSSGESLESSFVPTPETNGGASVVDNDTESKPSFVEDLGAEDSDSGSDVVALGGRGKRIREKLEKELNPVELEVEDVSYQHAGHAAVRGSAGDDGETHFNLRIVSDAFQGKSLVKRHRLIYDLLQEELKNGLHALSIVAKTPAEV, via the exons ATGGCTGCGGCAGCGATGTCTTGCGCTGCGTCGCTTCGTCTAATCTCCTTCAAACCAaccttgtttgcttcttctgtcCAATACCCGGCCAAAGCTCTGATTTTGCGACCGCTAAAACCGTCGGAACTCCCTTCATATCGTCGGACGATCATCACTTTCCAGAAAATTTCAACCGGAACCGTTCGTCCACCATCAGCTTCATCATCTCCGTCGAGTTCTGAAGACGTTCAACCAATCGAAGAGCTTCCTCCGAAGCTACAAGAGATCGTCAACCTATTCCAATCGGTACAAGAGCCGAGAGCTAAATACAGGCAGCTTATATTCTACGGTGAACATCTCAAACCACTCGATCCTCAATTCAAGACGAGGGAGAATAAAGTTGAAGGTTGCGTTTCTCAGGTTTGGGTTAGGGCTTTCTTTGATGACCAACGCAACGTTGTCTATGAAGCTGATTCTGATTCGTCTATCACTAAAGGCTTAGCTGCTCTTTTAGTTCAAGGTTTATCTGGTAGACCTGTCCCTGAGATTTTGAGGGTTACACCTGATTTTGCCCTTCTTCTAGGTTTGCAGCAGAGTCTGTCTCCTTCTAGAAACAATGGATTCCTTAATATGCTTAAGCTGATGCAGAAAAAG GCTCTTCATTTGGAAGTGAAAGGTGAGGAAGATTCAAGTTCTGGAGAGAGTTTAGAGTCTAGCTTCGTACCTACTCCTGAAACAAACGGTGGAGCAAGTGTTGTTGACAATGATACGGAGTCCAAGCCTAGTTTTGTTGAGGATTTGGGAGCAGAAGATTCTGATAGTGGGTCAGATGTTGTTGCTTTAGGGGGTAGAGGGAAGAGGATAAGAGAGAAATTGGAGAAGGAGTTGAATCCTGTTGAGTTAGAAGTTGAAGATGTTTCTTACCAGCACGCAGGGCATGCTGCTGTTAGAGGTAGTGCTGGTGATGATGGGGAAACACATTTCAACTTGCGAATCGTTTCGGATGCTTTCCAAGGTAAAAGCTTGGTCAAGAGGCATAGGCTGATTTATGACTTGTTGCAAGAGGAGTTAAAGAACGGGTTACATGCTCTCTCTATTGTGGCTAAGACTCCGGCTGAGGTTTGA
- the LOC104722300 gene encoding sufE-like protein 1, chloroplastic/mitochondrial isoform X5 — protein MAAAAMSCAASLRLISFKPTLFASSVQYPAKALILRPLKPSELPSYRRTIITFQKISTGTVRPPSASSSPSSSEDVQPIEELPPKLQEIVNLFQSVQEPRAKYRQLIFYGEHLKPLDPQFKTRENKVEGCVSQVWVRAFFDDQRNVVYEADSDSSITKGLAALLVQGLSGRPVPEILRVTPDFALLLGLQQSLSPSRNNGFLNMLKLMQKKALHLEVKGEEDSSSGESLESSFVPTPETNGGASVVDNDTESKPSFVEDLGAEDSDSGSDVVALGGRGKRIREKLEKELNPVELEVEDVSYQHAGHAAVRGSAGDDGETHFNLRIVSDAFQGKSLVKRHRLIYDLLQEELKNGLHALSIVAKTPAEV, from the exons ATGGCTGCGGCAGCGATGTCTTGCGCTGCGTCGCTTCGTCTAATCTCCTTCAAACCAaccttgtttgcttcttctgtcCAATACCCGGCCAAAGCTCTGATTTTGCGACCGCTAAAACCGTCGGAACTCCCTTCATATCGTCGGACGATCATCACTTTCCAGAAAATTTCAACCGGAACCGTTCGTCCACCATCAGCTTCATCATCTCCGTCGAGTTCTGAAGACGTTCAACCAATCGAAGAGCTTCCTCCGAAGCTACAAGAGATCGTCAACCTATTCCAATCGGTACAAGAGCCGAGAGCTAAATACAGGCAGCTTATATTCTACGGTGAACATCTCAAACCACTCGATCCTCAATTCAAGACGAGGGAGAATAAAGTTGAAGGTTGCGTTTCTCAGGTTTGGGTTAGGGCTTTCTTTGATGACCAACGCAACGTTGTCTATGAAGCTGATTCTGATTCGTCTATCACTAAAGGCTTAGCTGCTCTTTTAGTTCAAGGTTTATCTGGTAGACCTGTCCCTGAGATTTTGAGGGTTACACCTGATTTTGCCCTTCTTCTAGGTTTGCAGCAGAGTCTGTCTCCTTCTAGAAACAATGGATTCCTTAATATGCTTAAGCTGATGCAGAAAAAGGCTCTTCAT TTGGAAGTGAAAGGTGAGGAAGATTCAAGTTCTGGAGAGAGTTTAGAGTCTAGCTTCGTACCTACTCCTGAAACAAACGGTGGAGCAAGTGTTGTTGACAATGATACGGAGTCCAAGCCTAGTTTTGTTGAGGATTTGGGAGCAGAAGATTCTGATAGTGGGTCAGATGTTGTTGCTTTAGGGGGTAGAGGGAAGAGGATAAGAGAGAAATTGGAGAAGGAGTTGAATCCTGTTGAGTTAGAAGTTGAAGATGTTTCTTACCAGCACGCAGGGCATGCTGCTGTTAGAGGTAGTGCTGGTGATGATGGGGAAACACATTTCAACTTGCGAATCGTTTCGGATGCTTTCCAAGGTAAAAGCTTGGTCAAGAGGCATAGGCTGATTTATGACTTGTTGCAAGAGGAGTTAAAGAACGGGTTACATGCTCTCTCTATTGTGGCTAAGACTCCGGCTGAGGTTTGA
- the LOC104722301 gene encoding uncharacterized protein LOC104722301, whose amino-acid sequence MPNLPPLPPPPQLQPSETPPWETPSSVWYTPRTTPWRTPQSTLSTPVSQVVLTKPATVRFNSLDTEARKDADRVILRQPRNSKTSLWIWCVAGLCFVFSLLLIFLGIATLIVFLAIRPRTPVFDIPNANLHTIYFDSPLFFNGDLSMLVNFTNPNKKIEVRFEKLGIELFFFNRLIAQQVVQPFSQKKRETRLEPIHLISSLVCLPVNHAVELRRQVQNNKIEYEIRGTFKVRAHFGMIHYSYLLHGRCQLQMTGPPTGILISRSCTTKKQ is encoded by the coding sequence ATGCCAAATCTAccacctcttcctcctccaccgcAGTTGCAACCGTCCGAAACGCCGCCATGGGAGACACCATCTTCTGTATGGTATACTCCAAGAACCACCCCATGGAGAACACCACAAAGTACGCTGTCAACACCAGTTAGCCAAGTGGTCTTAACAAAGCCAGCAACGGTTAGATTCAACAGTCTTGATACAGAGGCGAGGAAAGATGCAGATAGGGTGATTCTCCGGCAGCCACGGAATAGCAAGACTAGTCTGTGGATATGGTGTGTTGCCggtttatgttttgtgttcaGCCTTTTACTTATCTTCCTTGGGATTGCTACGTTGATTGTGTTTCTTGCGATAAGACCAAGAACGCCTGTTTTTGACATCCCCAACGCCAACCTACACACGATCTACTTTGACTCTCCACTGTTTTTCAACGGCGATTTGTCCATGTTGGTGAATTTTACCAACCCTAATAAGAAGATTGAAGTGAGGTTTGAAAAGCTTGGAattgagctcttcttcttcaataggTTGATTGCACAGCAAGTGGTTCAGCCATTCTCTCAGAAAAAGCGCGAGACGAGGTTGGAACCAATCCATTTGATCTCTAGTTTGGTATGCTTGCCTGTAAACCACGCAGTGGAACTCAGGAGACAGGTGCAAAACAACAAGATAGAATATGAAATTAGAGGTACCTTCAAAGTCAGAGCTCATTTTGGAATGATTCATTACTCTTATCTGCTACACGGGAGGTGCCAACTTCAGATGACCGGTCCACCAACCGGAATCCTGATATCTCGTAGCTGCACGACGaagaaacaatga
- the LOC104722302 gene encoding uncharacterized protein At4g26485: protein MEISEKWIGPYSSKHKILLVGEGNFSFSLCLASAFGSAMNITATSLDSEDELCVKYMDAMDNIGILKRFGCDIQHEVDVNKMSFDNSLSLQRYDRIVFNFPHAGSRFFGREFLSRAIEGHKELVRGFLENAEEMLKDDGEIHITHKTTYPFSDWGIKKLANGEGLRLAKKSKFELSQYPGYINKRGSGGRRSNDYFPVGECSTYMFVQS, encoded by the exons ATGGAGATTTCAGAAAAATGGATAGGACCCTATAGTAGCAAACACAAAATCCTTCTTGTTGGAGAAGGAAACTTCTCATTCTCACTATGTCTAGCTTCAGCTTTTGGCTCGGCCATGAACATTACCGCGACCTCTCTCGATTCGGAAG ATGAATTGTGCGTAAAGTATATGGATGCAATGGATAACATAGGCATATTGAAGAGATTCGGGTGCGATATCCAGCATGAGGTTGACGTAAACAAAATGAGCTTCGATAATAGTTTGAGCCTGCAACGCTATGACCGCATTGTCTTCAATTTCCCTCACGCAGGATCTCGTTTCTTTGGTCGTGAATTTTTATCTAGAGCCATCGA AGGCCACAAAGAGTTAGTGAGGGGGTTTCTTGAGAACGCTGAGGAAATGTTGAAAGACGACGGGGAGATTCACATTACACACAAGACAACGTATCCATTTAGCGATTGGGGAATAAAGAAGCTGGCTAATGGAGAAGGTTTGAGGCTGGCTAAGAAATCGAAGTTCGAGCTGAGTCAGTATCCGGGTTATATCAACAAGAGAGGGAGTGGTGGACGTAGGAGTAATGATTACTTCCCTGTTGGTGAATGTTCTACTTACATGTTTGTCCAATCCTAA